The Neoarius graeffei isolate fNeoGra1 chromosome 25, fNeoGra1.pri, whole genome shotgun sequence genome includes a region encoding these proteins:
- the apc gene encoding adenomatous polyposis coli protein isoform X1 — MAAASYDQLLKQVEALKMENSNLRQELEDNSNHLTKLETEASNMKEVLKQLQGSIEEDSKDSQGQIDFLERLKEINLEPSSFSGVKLRPKVSMPGSSSGRSADSSPMGSFPRRGVTNGGRDSAGYLEELEKERSLLMAELQKEEKEKDWYYAQLQNLTKRIDSLPLTENFSLQTDMTRRQLEYEARQIRAAMEEQLGTCQDMEKRAQVRLARIQQIEQDMLRVRQHLQSQPSETEAKHDLMAQAEGAQASGDSVIGNGACSQGSSSRMDHDTASEMSSAGSYSVPRRLTSHLGTKVEMVYSLLSMLGTHDKDDMSRTLLAMSSSQDSCIAMRQSGCLPLLIQLLHGNDKDSVLLGNSRGSKEARARASAALHNIIHSQPDDKRGRREIRVLHLLEQIRAYCETCWEWQESHERGVDQDKNPMPSPMEHQICPAVCVLMKLSFDEEHRHAMNELGKFPHVLPFLSFLFRIICILKELVNVLPFVGGLQAIGELLQVDCEIYGLTSDHYSVTLRRYAGMALTNLTFGDVANKATLCSMKGCMRAMVAQLKSESEDLQQVIASVLRNLSWRADVNSKKTLREVGSVRALMECALEVQKESTLKSVLSALWNLSAHCTENKADICSVAGALAFLVSTLTYRSQTNTLAIIESGGGILRNVSSLIATNEEHRQILRESSCLQTLLQHLKSHSLTIVSNACGTLWNLSARNAKDQEALWDMGAVSMLKNLIHSKHKMIAMGSAAALRNLMANRPAKYKDANIMSPGSSLPSLHVRKQKALIEELDAQHLSETFDNIDNLSPKASHRGKPRHKHNVYGDYDGVCRSDGFNTSGVGVRSPYMNTPVLSSPSSRENRGNTDSVRAERDKSLDRERRGVHPEPDSGKRMGMQIPTTSAQIAMVMEEVQSMHLGLDDRNVGSAPDPLIVQDDLIRRQTGVHGHQNVYNYSKPDASVRPCPMPKLEYRASNDSLNSVSSSDGYGKRGQMKPSVDSYSEDDEGKWCVYRKYPADLAHKIHNANHMEDDDGDLDTPINYSLKYSDEQLNSGRQSPSQSERWARPKILEEEMKRTEHNPPRSQSPGYPMYTEGSGESEEKLKKYQPLFVQQDMSGGFRSRGPNEQSSSTSGHGMNKKINQTICPVDDFGDDKPTNYSERYSEEEQLDEQPTNYSIKYNEDHHVEQPIDYSLKYSDASSKKPVFSHSKASSSQSSVKDQLSQDSSSSVSSVKTQNRQKQLQQPSAQTRPGPGRSIQKSTCKAPTINQETLQTYCVEDTPICFSRGSSLSSLSSEDEMESCKQNVNATSNYTALPVAEKSSSNVPDQRTTEGQSSNHYVRMKPPRHQGSHVGHGEGSRHQKVVEFSSGAKSPSKSGAQTPKSPPEHYVQETPLVFSRCTSVSSLDSFESHSIASSVQSEPYSGMVSGIISPSDLPDSPGQTMPPSRSKTPPPPPPRTTSIKQKVSVPPHAEKRNLAPRHAAVTAAVQKVQVLPDNDTLLHFATESTPEGFSCASSLSALSLDEPFIQKDVELKIMPPLHEDDHGNKTEPEKEDSNETKRQDKPPGTTESEKDILDDSDDDDDDREILEACINSAMPTKSSRKPKKQTPPTTSRIPPPVVRKPSQLPVYKLLPSQNRGQLQKHMALTHGEDMPRVYCVEGTPTNFSTATSLSDLTIDSPPNELATIEIPAPQAEASNQRRDTDPEGKSAETTDIAAAFDMQCAPGENEGDDILAECINSAMPKGKTHKPFRVQKMSDQPQHPPTATGSLVQQEFEKKKPTSPVKPMPQSSEYRARMLKRPDASSNLSEAAYPDKTTETKKLESKAGPRASADKSLNTEERARPGFAFDSPHHYTPIEGTPYCFSRNDSLSSLDFEDDDLDLSKEKAELRKDKEQRKLPPSKSNGEHSENSNRAATFQSAPAKALQKPGFSLASKENTGTVPDEKQNFSIEDTPVCFSRNSSLSSLSDIDQENNNKDCSHKEDTSQVEMPRPQASGYAPKAFHVEDTPVCFSRNSSLSSLSIDSEDDLLQECISSAMPKKKKQPPRSKSDDQGVKEEKSMLADGILAEEPDLILDLTDTHSPISEQALSPDSESFDWKAIQEGANSIVSSLHQAAASLSRQGSSDSDSILSLKSGISIGSPFHLPSNQDENKPPAHKGPRILKPGEKSTLETKKKEEEAAKSLKGGKKVYKSLITGKPRPSLDTMTSQQRQTQVPVVSRGRTMVHVPGVRSSSPSTSPIPKKPPPRGQATKPPAPQATNSGNSPRTMKTPSKSDPSPAREPAASHGGSSKTSSRSGSRDSTPSRPPQQSLARPMQSPGRTSASPGRNGLTPPNKFSQIPRTVSPSAASKPGSGRMSYPSPGRQLGQQTPPKHSGLPRSTSGIPRSESASKSLNQSGAQGPSKKAELSRMSSTKSSGSESDRSEKPGLVRQSTFIKEAPSPTLKRKLEESASFESLSPSSPSQSQTPISSPSLPDMSLTLPYQGSGWKKSPQSQNSSENGDGKSLRRNDISRSHSESPSRLPINRGGTWKREHSKHSSSLPRVGTWKRTGSSSSILSASSESSEKGRSEDERQPANPPQRSGQGKDGGLERKGTWRKIKDGEAGPTMTLDLPDPTSDVRTAHQPSTTASKTEDVWVRIEDCPINSPRSSKSPTANTPPVIDGLSGRLHPSDWDLSEMHHKQPTASEHAATRRLGSETNLNLIRSSESLDKKVTDIKPVLSTPNIASEVHEIAIAERTPFSSTNSSKHSSPSGAVAARVSPFNYTPSPRKSSADSTTPRPSQIPTPVNSNVKKRDSKGDATESGSYIVTSV, encoded by the exons GCCAAACATGACCTCATGGCCCAGGCTGAAGGGGCACAGGCATCAGGAGACTCGGTCATCGGGAATGGTGCTTGCTCTCAG GGCTCAAGCTCTCGTATGGATCATGACACAGCCAGTGAGATGAGTAGTGCAGGAAGCTACTCGGTACCCCGCAGGCTTACCAGTCATTTGGGCACTAAG GTGGAAATGGTGTACTCTCTTCTGTCCATGCTGGGCACTCACGATAAGGATGACATGTCTCGAACCCTCCTGGCCATGTCCAGTTCTCAGGACAGTTGTATAGCCATGCGTCAATCCGGCTGCCTGCCGCTGCTTATCCAGCTCCTGCATGGCAATGACAAGGACTCTGTTCTGCTGGGCAACTCTCGTGGCAGCAAGGAGGCCCGAGCCAGGGCCAGTGCTGCGCTACATAACATCATCCACTCGCAGCCGGACGACAAGCGTGGCCGGAGAGAGATCCGCGTGCTCCACTTGCTGGAACAGATCAGGGCTTACTGTGAGACCTGCTGGGAATGGCAGGAGAGCCATGAGCGTGGAGTAGACCAAGACAAAAACCCAA TGCCTTCACCGATGGAGCACCAGATCTGCCCAGCTGTTTGTGTTCTTATGAAGCTGTCATTTGATGAAGAGCATAGACATGCAATGAATGAACTTGGCAAGTTTCCCCATGTTCTGCCATTTCTCAGCTTTTTGTTCAGAATAATATGTATTTTAAAGGAATTAGTGAATGTGTTACCGTTTGTAGGTGGACTGCAGGCTATAGGTGAACTGTTGCAGGTGGACTGTGAAATTTATGGCCTTACGAGTGACCACTACAGTGTTACACTAAGAAGATATGCTGGCATGGCTCTAACGAACTTAACTTTTGGAGACGTAGCCAACAAG GCTACACTTTGTTCCATGAAGGGCTGTATGAGAGCCATGGTAGCTCAACtgaaatctgagagtgaggatttgCAACAG GTAATTGCCAGTGTGTTGAGAAACCTGTCTTGGCGTGCCGATGTAAATAGTAAAAAGACATTGCGTGAGGTTGGCAGTGTTAGGGCTCTAATGGAGTGTGCCCTTGAGGTTCAGAAg gaATCGACACTAAAAAGTGTGCTTAGTGCCCTTTGGAACTTATCTGCCCATTGCACTGAAAACAAGGCTGATATCTGTTCTGTTGCTGGTGCATTGGCCTTTTTAGTGAGCACTCTAACCTACAGAAGCCAAACCAACACCCTTGCCATTATAGAAAGTGGTGGTGGGATCTTGAGGAATGTTTCAAGTCTTATCGCCACAAATGAGGAGCACAG GCAAATACTGCGGGAGAGCAGCTGCCTGCAGACGCTTCTTCAGCATCTCAAATCTCACAGCTTGACAATAGTGAGCAACGCCTGTGGAACTCTGTGGAACCTCTCTGCTCGAAATGCAAAAGACCaggaggcattgtgggatatggGCGCAGTTAGTATGCTAAAAAACCTGATTCATTCCAAGCACAAAATGATTGCTATGGGTAGTGCTGCAGCTCTGAGAAACCTCATGGCCAATCGGCCTGCCAAGTACAAGGATGCAAACATAATGTCTCCTGGATCTAGCCTGCCTTCACTACATGTAAGAAAACAGAAAGCACTAATTGAAGAACTGGATGCACAGCATCTTTCTGAAACTTTTGATAATATAGATAATTTGAGTCCTAAGGCTTCTCATAGGGGCAAGCCTCGGCACAAGCACAATGTTTATGGTGATTACGACGGGGTTTGTAGGTCGGATGGTTTTAACACTAGTGGTGTTGGTGTTCGCTCCCCTTACATGAACACGCCAGTGCTCTCCAGCCCATCTTCTCGGGAGAATAGGGGAAATACGGACAGTGTTAGGGCTGAGAGAGACAAGAGTCTGGATCGGGAGCGAAGAGGTGTCCACCCAGAGCCTGACTCGGGTAAAAGAATGGGAATGCAAATTCCTACCACTTCAGCACAAATAGCAATGGTAATGGAAGAAGTACAAAGCATGCACTTGGGCCTAGATGACCGAAATGTTGGATCTGCTCCAGACCCTCTTATAGTTCAAGATGACCTCATCAGACGTCAGACTGGGGTTCACGGTCACCAAAATGTGTACAATTACAGTAAACCAGATGCATCAGTCAGACCTTGCCCAATGCCAAAATTGGAGTATAGAGCATCTAATGACAGCCTTAATAGTGTCAGCAGCTCTGATGGTTATGGAAAAAGGGGTCAGATGAAACCATCTGTAGACTCCTACTCTGAAGACGATGAAGGAAAATGGTGTGTCTACAGAAAATATCCAGCTGATCTTGCCCATAAGATACACAATGCAAATCACATGGAGGACGATGATGGTGATCTAGACACACCAATTAACTATAGTTTGAAATATTCAGATGAGCAGCTCAACTCAGGCCGACAAAGCCCAAGCCAGAGTGAGAGGTGGGCAAGGCCCAAGATTTTGGAGGAAGAAATGAAACGCACTGAACACAATCCACCCAGGTCCCAGAGCCCAGGGTACCCAATGTACACAGAGGGAAGTGGTGAAAGTGAAGAGAAGCTCAAAAAATACCAGCCCCTGTTTGTTCAGCAGGACATGTCTGGAGGATTCCGATCCAGAGGACCTAATGAGCAAAGTAGCAGTACATCTGGTCATGGAATGAACAAAAAAATTAACCAAACAATTTGTCCTGTGGATGATTTTGGTGATGACAAACCTACTAACTATAGTGAGCGCTATTCAGAAGAGGAACAGCTTGATGAACAGCCTACCAATTACAGCATAAAATACAATGAGGATCACCACGTAGAGCAACCTATTGATTATAGTCTGAAGTATTCTGATGCATCCTCTAAAAAGCCAGTGTTCAGTCATTCAAAAGCATCATCCTCACAGAGCTCTGTCAAAGACCAGTTAAGTCAGGACAGTTCATCTTCTGTTTCTTCAGTAAAAACTCAGAATAGGCAAAAACAGCTCCAGCAGCCCTCAGCTCAGACTCGACCAGGGCCTGGCAGGTCGATTCAAAAGTCCACTTGCAAGGCTCCTACAATAAATCAAGAAACATTGCAGACCTATTGTGTGGAGGATACACCTATATGTTTCTCAAGAGGGAGCTCCCTGTCATCCTTATCTTCTGAAGATGAAATGGAGAGCTGTAAGCAGAATGTCAATGCAACGAGTAACTACACAGCTTTGCCTGTTGCTGAGAAGTCGTCCAGTAATGTTCCTGATCAGCGTACAACAGAAGGTCAATCATCCAACCATTATGTCCGAATGAAGCCACCACGACACCAAGGATCTCATGTTGGGCATGGTGAGGGTTCTAGACATCAGAAAGTAGTAGAATTTTCATCAGGTGCCAAATCGCCATCAAAAAGTGGTGCTCAGACCCCCAAAAGTCCCCCTGAACATTACGTCCAAGAGACCCCTCTTGTGTTTAGCAGGTGCACTTCTGTTAGCTCTCTTGACAGCTTCGAGAGCCACTCCATTGCAAGTTCAGTACAGAGTGAGCCATACAGTGGCATGGTCAGTGGCATAATCAGCCCTAGCGATTTGCCCGATAGCCCTGGCCAAACAATGCCACCCAGTCGTAGCAAGACCCCTCCACCACCACCCCCACGGACAACGTCCATAAAGCAGAAAGTTAGCGTGCCACCCCATGCCGAAAAACGTAACTTGGCGCCAAGACATGCAGCTGTCACTGCTGCTGTGCAAAAGGTGCAAGTGCTTCCAGATAATGACACACTTCTGCATTTTGCTACAGAGAGTACTCCAGAGGGATTTTCATGTGCCTCTAGCCTCAGTGCGTTAAGTTTGGATGAGCCCTTTATTCAGAAGGATGTTGAGTTAAAGATAATGCCTCCACTTCATGAGGATGACCACGGAAACAAAACAGAACCGGAGAAAGAAGATAGTAATGAAACTAAGAGGCAAGACAAGCCTCCAGGAACTACTGAATCTGAGAAGGATATATTGGATGACTCTGATGACGACGACGATGATAGAGAGATCCTAGAAGCCTGTATAAATTCAGCCATGCCTACAAAGTCCTCAAGAAAACCTAAGAAGCAAACACCCCCAACCACTTCAAGAATACCACCACCAGTGGTCCGAAAACCAAGCCAGCTCCCTGTTTATAAACTACTGCCCTCACAAAACAGAGGACAACTGCAAAAACATATGGCACTGACTCATGGAGAGGACATGCCTCGGGTATATTGTGTAGAAGGAACGCCTACTAACTTCTCCACGGCAACATCTCTTAGTGACCTTACAATTGATTCACCTCCAAATGAGTTGGCTACTATTGAAATTCCAGCTCCTCAAGCGGAGGCATCAAATCAAAGACGAGACACTGACCCAGAGGGTAAAAGTGCAGAAACAACAGATATTGCTGCAGCTTTTGACATGCAGTGTGCTCCTGGTGAGAACGAAGGTGATGATATTCTTGCTGAGTGCATCAACTCGGCAATGCCAAAAGGTAAAACACACAAGCCATTTAGAGTACAAAAAATGTCAGATCAACCTCAGCATCCACCTACTGCTACTGGCAGTCTAGTTCAACAAGAGTTTGAAAAGAAAAAGCCAACTTCTCCTGTAAAACCAATGCCACAAAGCAGTGAATATAGAGCAAGGATGCTTAAGCGACCAGATGCCTCTAGCAACTTATCAGAAGCAGCATATCCTGATAAAaccacagaaacaaaaaaactagAGTCTAAAGCAGGCCCCAGAGCATCGGCAGATAAGTCTCTGAATACCGAGGAACGTGCCCGTCCAGGTTTTGCCTTTGATTCTCCGCATCATTACACGCCAATTGAAGGTACTCCTTATTGCTTTTCTCGTAATGATTCGCTAAGCTCACTTGACTTTGAGGATGATGATCTTGACCTTTCCAAAGAGAAAGCTGAGCTCCGAAAAGATAAGGAACAAAGAAAGCTTCCACCGTCAAAGAGTAATGGAGAGCATTCTGAAAACTCCAACAGAGCGGCGACATTTCAGAGCGCCCCAGCAAAGGCCCTTCAAAAACCAGGTTTTTCGCTTGCGTCCAAAGAAAATACTGGAACAGTGCCTGATGAAAAGCAGAACTTTTCAATAGAGGACACCCCGGTGTGTTTCTCAAGAAATTCCTCCCTCAGTTCACTTAGTGACATTGACCAAGAGAACAACAACAAAGATTGCTCACACAAAGAGGACACATCACAAGTCGAAATGCCCAGGCCTCAAGCCTCTGGCTATGCACCAAAAGCCTTTCATGTGGAGGATACTCCTGTATGCTTCTCTCGGAATAGTTCTCTTAGCTCACTCAGTATTGATTCTGAGGATGACCTCCTACAAGAGTGCATCAGTTCTGCAATGCCAAAGAAAAAGAAGCAACCACCTAGAAGTAAGAGTGATGATCAAGGTGTTAAGGAGGAGAAAAGCATGTTGGCTGATGGCATTTTAGCAGAGGAACCAGATCTTATATTGGATCTCACAGATACACACAGTCCTATTTCAGAGCAAGCCTTGTCTCCAGACTCTGAATCGTTTGACTGGAAAGCCATCCAAGAGGGTGCCAATTCAATTGTTAGCAGTCTACACCAGGCTGCAGCCAGTCTATCCAGACAAGGATcgtctgattctgattctatccTTTCTCTTAAATCTGGCATTTCCATTGGATCCCCTTTCCACCTACCTTCAAATCAAGATGAAAATAAGCCACCTGCTCATAAAGGACCAAGAATATTGAAACCGGGTGAGAAAAGCACTTtagaaacaaaaaagaaagagGAGGAAGCTGCTAAAAGCCTAAAAGGTGGTAAGAAAGTGTATAAAAGTCTTATCACTGGAAAACCACGACCTAGTCTTGATACCATGACTTCTCAACAGAGACAAACTCAAGTTCCTGTAGTTTCGAGAGGAAGGACAATGGTTCATGTCCCTGGTGTGAGAAGCAGTTCTCCTAGTACCAGCCCTATTCCAAAAAAGCCGCCTCCTCGTGGACAAGCCACAAAACCCCCAGCTCCTCAGGCAACGAATTCTGGAAACTCTCCGAGGACTATGAAGACACCATCAAAATCAGACCCTAGTCCAGCCAGAGAACCAGCTGCCTCCCATGGAGGATCAAGTAAAACCTCCTCTCGATCAGGGTCAAGAGATTCAACACCATCTAGACCACCCCAGCAATCCCTTGCTAGGCCCATGCAGTCTCCTGGTCGTACGTCTGCTTCACCGGGTAGGAATGGTCTAACTCCGCCAAACAAATTCTCTCAGATACCTCGTACTGTTTCTCCAAGTGCAGCTTCCAAACCTGGGTCTGGTCGAATGTCTTACCCCTCTCCAGGGAGGCAGCTGGGTCAGCAAACACCTCCGAAACATAGTGGCTTGCCAAGAAGCACCAGTGGTATACCCAGGAGTGAATCTGCCTCAAAAAGTCTAAATCAGTCTGGAGCCCAAGGCCCTTCCAAAAAAGCAGAGCTGTCTCGAATGTCCTCCACAAAGTCAAGTGGGAGTGAGTCTGACAGATCGGAGAAACCTGGACTTGTTCGCCAATCCACATTTATTAAAGAAGCCCCTAGTCCAACCCTGAAAAGGAAATTGGAGGAGTCTGCTTCCTTTGAGTCTTTATCTCCTTCCTCTCCGAGTCAGTCTCAAACACCTATTTCAAGCCCGTCTTTACCAGACATGTCTCTCACTCTGCCCTACCAAGGAAGTGGCTGGAAAAAGTCCCCTCAGAGCCAAAACTCTTCTGAAAATGGAGATGGGAAGTCACTTAGACGCAATGACATCTCCCGATCCCATTCGGAGAGCCCCTCGAGACTCCCAATTAACAGAGGAGGGACATGGAAAAGGGAACACAGCAAACATTCGTCCTCTCTGCCAAGAGTAGGTACTTGGAAAAGAACAGGCAGCAGTTCCTCTATACTATCTGCATCATCTGAGTCCAGTGAAAAGGGCAGAAGTGAAGACGAACGTCAGCCAGCTAATCCACCTCAGCGATCTGGACAGGGCAAGGATGGGGGACTAGAAAGGAAAGGAACATGGAGGAAAATAAAAGATGGTGAAGCAGGTCCCACAATGACACTAGACTTGCCAGATCCGACTAGTGATGTACGCACAGCACACCAGCCGAGTACCACAGCGTCTAAAACTGAAGATGTCTGGGTGAGGATCGAAGACTGTCCTATCAACAGCCCTAGGTCTAGTAAATCGCCAACAGCAAATACGCCTCCAGTAATTGATGGCTTGTCTGGAAGACTACATCCTAGTGATTGGGACTTGAGTGAAATGCATCATAAGCAGCCAACAGCCAGTGAGCATGCAGCCACTCGACGTCTCGGTTCAGAAACTAATTTGAACTTGATCCGAAGTAGTGAGAGTCTTGACAAAAAGGTGACTGACATCAAGCCTGTTTTAAGCACTCCAAATATTGCTTCAGAAGTTCATGAAATCGCGATTGCCGAGCGTACGCCTTTCAGCTCAACCAATTCTAGCAAACACAGCTCCCCTAGTGGTGCTGTTGCTGCTAGGGTTAGTCCTTTTAATTATACACCAAGCCCTAGGAAGAGCAGTGCTGACAGCACAACTCCGAGGCCATCGCAGATCCCCACgcctgttaacagcaatgtaaaaaAGAGAGACTCTAAAGGAGATGCTACAGAAAGTGGGTCCTATATTGTCACCTCAGTGTAA